One stretch of Nocardioides perillae DNA includes these proteins:
- a CDS encoding 3-methyladenine DNA glycosylase, translating into MTAEVRAAAGVLEPDAWRALADAHAARVDALVAPHLERRRSGVPHPVHDFLFTYYSQRPAQLRRWHPGFGTGLADAEEHGTLKGYAVRDGVAAVTAEHVRAQRPLLVALARLLRATASRAPAYSCFGLHEWAMVHRSAEHGTRHPWPLRLGADATDAVVESHRVTCSHFDAFRFFTPSARPLNTLSPGRDDRDAFEQPGCLHAGMDLYGKVAVRLSPMICSDLVADAFELAWDIRILDMRAAPYDMTGIRLDPTGDEWTPVKIETPEGKAEYVRLQREFSGRAAPIRQRLIEECERLLSATGV; encoded by the coding sequence GTGACGGCGGAGGTGCGGGCGGCAGCGGGCGTGCTCGAGCCCGACGCGTGGCGCGCCCTGGCCGACGCGCACGCCGCGCGCGTCGACGCCCTCGTCGCCCCGCACCTCGAACGGCGACGGTCGGGAGTGCCGCACCCCGTGCACGACTTCCTCTTCACCTACTACTCCCAGCGGCCGGCCCAGCTGCGCCGCTGGCACCCGGGCTTCGGCACCGGGCTCGCGGACGCCGAGGAGCACGGCACGCTCAAGGGGTACGCCGTGCGCGACGGGGTCGCGGCCGTCACGGCGGAGCACGTGCGGGCGCAGCGGCCCCTGCTGGTCGCGCTCGCGCGGCTGCTGCGGGCGACGGCGTCGCGCGCCCCGGCGTACTCCTGCTTCGGGCTGCACGAGTGGGCGATGGTGCACCGATCCGCCGAGCACGGCACGCGCCACCCGTGGCCGCTGCGGCTCGGCGCGGACGCGACCGACGCGGTGGTCGAGTCGCACCGGGTGACGTGCTCGCACTTCGACGCCTTCCGCTTCTTCACGCCGTCGGCCCGGCCGCTCAACACCCTCTCCCCCGGCCGCGACGACCGCGACGCCTTCGAGCAGCCGGGGTGCCTGCACGCCGGGATGGACCTCTACGGCAAGGTTGCAGTCAGGTTGAGTCCGATGATCTGTTCGGACTTGGTTGCTGATGCGTTCGAACTAGCCTGGGACATCAGGATCTTGGACATGCGGGCGGCCCCTTACGACATGACTGGCATCCGGCTCGATCCCACCGGGGACGAATGGACTCCAGTCAAGATCGAGACTCCAGAAGGCAAGGCGGAGTACGTCAGGCTTCAGCGCGAGTTCTCAGGGCGCGCTGCGCCGATCCGTCAGCGACTCATCGAAGAGTGCGAGCGCCTCCTCAGCGCGACTGGCGTGTGA